In Thermospira aquatica, the following proteins share a genomic window:
- the mutL gene encoding DNA mismatch repair endonuclease MutL, with protein MGIIRPLDEATTTRIAAGEVIDRPASVVRELVDNALDAQATEIEVSIMDGGISSVEVSDNGIGMSREDVLLCYHNHTTSKISTFEDLEHLSTLGFRGEALASIASVAFLDVMSRPRESVCGTRIVVEYGELKDVQEIGMGYGTVVRVNQLFERLPARKKFLQSPMQEAKLVYRELLKKMIVFPECGFLYRSEGRERFRSPARRSTLERIVDLFGDITDELIPFEFAVNEGRVHGFLGRPTYLKPQKNFQFFAVNRRVVEWKLFSFVLSQVYGDLIPPQRHPLAFVFVEMDPSEVDVNVHPMKREVRFRREHDFQQALVHHLRQSLEKSLALGKSGFFFSSSPAAKEAFSVPFVHEKTETPILPDFLLTEDHPLPNPYEGESLPATETGLFSEENVEDVVSSYRFVGVLFATYLLFEKGEEIFIIDQHAAHERIRYEEIKAQYQTHSSSQELLHPVSLHLGREKTREVLMHKTELERLGFDVEEFGNDSVVLRAIPAYLSPSRAEEAFEVCLDALENHTQAHPSEMIEETLKQLACKTAIKAHDHISAREAYGLLERLSHTPNSSSCPHGRPTFLRLSKQDLEKLFKRTGF; from the coding sequence ATGGGGATAATCCGTCCTTTAGATGAAGCTACCACCACCAGAATTGCTGCCGGTGAGGTAATTGATCGTCCTGCGTCGGTAGTACGAGAACTCGTTGATAACGCTCTGGATGCTCAGGCGACAGAGATCGAGGTAAGCATCATGGATGGAGGAATCTCTTCTGTAGAAGTAAGTGATAATGGCATCGGGATGAGCCGGGAGGATGTTCTTCTCTGTTATCACAACCATACCACAAGCAAAATCTCTACCTTTGAAGATCTTGAACATCTCTCAACCCTCGGGTTTCGAGGAGAAGCCCTCGCAAGTATTGCAAGCGTAGCGTTTTTAGACGTCATGTCCCGTCCCAGGGAAAGTGTCTGTGGAACACGGATCGTGGTCGAGTATGGAGAGCTCAAGGATGTTCAGGAAATAGGCATGGGATATGGAACCGTAGTGAGGGTAAACCAGCTCTTTGAGCGCCTTCCCGCAAGAAAAAAGTTTCTCCAGAGTCCCATGCAGGAAGCAAAACTTGTCTACCGAGAACTTCTAAAAAAGATGATCGTCTTCCCTGAGTGTGGATTTCTCTACCGAAGCGAGGGACGGGAGCGTTTCCGCTCTCCTGCCAGACGAAGCACTCTTGAACGTATCGTCGATCTCTTCGGAGATATTACGGATGAACTCATACCCTTTGAGTTTGCTGTAAACGAAGGAAGAGTACATGGTTTTCTTGGTCGTCCCACCTACCTCAAGCCCCAGAAGAATTTTCAGTTTTTTGCTGTCAATCGTCGCGTGGTGGAATGGAAGTTGTTTTCTTTTGTACTTTCCCAGGTCTATGGAGATCTCATCCCCCCGCAACGGCATCCGCTCGCCTTTGTTTTTGTGGAGATGGACCCTTCAGAAGTCGATGTCAATGTTCATCCCATGAAACGGGAGGTTCGCTTCCGAAGAGAACATGACTTCCAGCAAGCGCTTGTTCACCATCTTCGACAGAGTTTGGAAAAGTCCCTTGCTCTTGGAAAAAGTGGTTTTTTCTTTTCTTCGTCTCCTGCTGCAAAAGAAGCCTTTTCTGTTCCTTTTGTCCATGAGAAGACAGAAACTCCTATCCTGCCAGATTTCCTCCTCACCGAAGACCATCCTCTTCCAAATCCCTATGAAGGGGAATCCCTTCCTGCAACTGAGACAGGTCTTTTCTCAGAGGAAAACGTCGAGGATGTGGTTTCCTCCTACCGTTTTGTGGGAGTGCTTTTTGCTACTTATCTTCTTTTTGAAAAGGGAGAAGAAATTTTCATCATTGACCAGCATGCAGCTCATGAAAGAATTCGCTATGAAGAAATAAAAGCCCAGTACCAGACCCATTCTTCTTCCCAGGAGCTTCTGCATCCTGTTTCCCTCCATCTGGGAAGGGAAAAAACACGCGAAGTGCTCATGCATAAAACAGAACTCGAAAGATTGGGATTTGATGTAGAAGAATTTGGAAACGATTCTGTTGTCCTTCGTGCTATCCCTGCCTATCTCTCCCCTTCTCGTGCCGAGGAAGCCTTTGAGGTATGTCTGGATGCCCTAGAAAACCATACGCAGGCACATCCTTCTGAGATGATAGAAGAAACACTCAAACAACTTGCCTGCAAAACGGCTATCAAGGCTCATGATCACATCTCCGCCCGGGAGGCATATGGTCTTCTCGAGAGACTTTCTCATACTCCCAATAGTTCGAGTTGTCCTCACGGGCGTCCTACCTTCCTTCGACTTTCGAAACAGGATCTCGAAAAACTCTTTAAAAGGACAGGATTTTAA